In one window of Gemmatimonadales bacterium DNA:
- a CDS encoding MFS transporter has translation MTRAAKRVDSGWASQMPLFVLFVTAFVDMIGLTMVIPLLPYYATDFGAGATMVGILISAFSIAQLIVAPTWGRFSDRYGRRPAILAGLLLTAVAYALFAYAGSIVALLVSRLIQGTGGGTIGVVQAYVADASNPKQRTKSLGWLSVVTSMGAVAGPAFGSAMISLGGRRAPGLAAAALSVLVAIFAWRFLRESHEIRQTASHAPASTLTSRAAILRVFTEWREPAPRLIWIYTIAIGAFYGTIQTVPLLLSNRFAVTEANIGYFVMYLGGMGVLVRSLLLGKMVDRLGEARLSRLGIVILALGLASTGLATGYPMLAVGFTLMPLGTAFVFPCVTGLLSTVVASNERGLYMGVQHTFGGVSRVAFPILAGFLMDHAGIGVPFWLSAILVLVTLPLTATLAKYVLDKNRTTGDGLASGLDEITGEYAVVTEGK, from the coding sequence GTGACCAGGGCGGCAAAGCGGGTGGACAGCGGGTGGGCGTCGCAGATGCCGCTCTTCGTGCTGTTCGTGACGGCGTTCGTCGACATGATCGGGCTCACGATGGTGATCCCGCTCCTGCCGTACTACGCCACCGACTTCGGCGCCGGCGCCACGATGGTCGGCATCCTGATCTCGGCGTTCTCGATCGCACAGCTGATCGTGGCGCCGACCTGGGGGCGCTTCTCTGACCGGTACGGCCGCCGGCCGGCCATCCTCGCGGGCCTGCTCCTGACCGCCGTCGCCTACGCCCTCTTTGCCTACGCCGGGTCGATCGTGGCGCTGCTGGTGTCCCGCCTCATCCAGGGCACCGGCGGCGGGACCATCGGCGTGGTGCAGGCCTATGTGGCCGACGCCTCCAATCCCAAGCAGCGTACCAAGAGCCTGGGGTGGCTCTCGGTGGTGACCAGCATGGGCGCCGTGGCGGGCCCCGCCTTCGGGTCCGCCATGATCAGCCTCGGCGGTCGCCGGGCGCCGGGCCTCGCCGCCGCGGCGCTGTCGGTGCTGGTGGCGATCTTCGCATGGCGGTTCCTGCGCGAGTCCCACGAAATCCGCCAGACGGCGAGCCATGCCCCCGCCTCGACGCTCACGAGCCGCGCCGCCATTCTGCGCGTCTTCACCGAGTGGCGCGAGCCCGCCCCGCGCCTCATCTGGATTTACACCATCGCCATCGGGGCGTTCTACGGGACGATCCAGACGGTGCCGCTGCTGCTGTCCAACCGCTTTGCGGTGACGGAAGCCAATATCGGCTACTTCGTGATGTATCTCGGCGGCATGGGGGTGCTGGTCCGCTCCCTGCTGCTGGGGAAGATGGTCGACCGCCTCGGGGAAGCGCGGCTCTCCCGGCTCGGCATCGTGATCCTGGCGCTCGGGCTCGCCTCCACGGGCCTGGCCACCGGGTACCCGATGCTGGCGGTGGGATTCACGCTGATGCCGCTTGGCACGGCGTTTGTCTTTCCGTGCGTGACGGGACTCCTGAGCACCGTGGTCGCGTCGAACGAGCGGGGACTCTACATGGGGGTCCAGCACACCTTCGGCGGGGTGAGCCGCGTGGCGTTCCCGATCCTGGCCGGCTTCCTGATGGACCATGCCGGGATCGGCGTGCCCTTCTGGCTCTCGGCGATTCTCGTGCTGGTGACGCTGCCGCTGACGGCGACCCTCGCGAAGTACGTCCTGGACAAGAACCGCACGACCGGGGACGGGCTCGCGTCAGGGCTGGACGAGATCACGGGGGAGTATGCGGTGGTGACGGAAGGGAAATAG
- a CDS encoding DUF2911 domain-containing protein → MTAPTVRLRGACLTLLLLLPSALTAQMRASERGAVSQTIDGTTITIDYARPQVRGRDSLFGGVEHWGAVWTPGANFATTLETDRPIKMDGHPVAPGKYSLWLVIQPEEWTMVIDPRHKMYHVPYPDSTADQIRYQVKPGTGPFNEMLTFTFENVRGDEGTLFLRWGTTQVAFQVEVEPKYKLTMAAADAKPYLGAYAFRWNGQPDSIPPSKTTLVHENGMLMAHWDPAPWPEAATFILVEIKDDWFLMGTWEDGKLTDLDADWVFEFAKKDGTVTGYEVWGDKDEPDAIATRE, encoded by the coding sequence ATGACCGCACCGACAGTGCGCCTCCGCGGCGCCTGCTTGACCCTGCTCTTGCTCCTGCCCTCCGCCCTGACCGCGCAGATGCGGGCCAGCGAACGGGGCGCCGTCTCCCAGACGATCGACGGGACCACGATCACCATCGACTATGCCAGGCCCCAGGTCCGGGGTCGGGATTCCCTTTTCGGCGGTGTCGAACACTGGGGAGCGGTGTGGACACCCGGCGCCAACTTCGCCACTACGCTCGAGACCGACCGTCCCATCAAGATGGATGGCCACCCGGTGGCACCGGGCAAGTACTCGCTCTGGCTGGTCATCCAGCCGGAGGAGTGGACCATGGTGATCGACCCCCGTCACAAGATGTACCACGTCCCCTATCCCGACTCGACCGCCGACCAGATCCGGTACCAGGTCAAGCCGGGCACTGGCCCGTTCAACGAGATGCTGACGTTCACCTTCGAGAATGTCCGCGGCGACGAGGGCACCCTCTTCCTCCGCTGGGGCACCACGCAGGTAGCCTTTCAGGTCGAGGTGGAGCCAAAGTACAAGCTGACCATGGCCGCCGCCGACGCCAAGCCATACCTCGGTGCCTATGCGTTCCGCTGGAATGGGCAGCCGGACAGTATCCCACCGTCGAAGACCACACTGGTGCACGAAAATGGAATGCTGATGGCACACTGGGACCCAGCCCCGTGGCCGGAAGCCGCCACCTTCATCCTTGTTGAGATCAAGGATGACTGGTTTCTCATGGGGACGTGGGAGGATGGAAAGCTGACCGACCTCGACGCGGACTGGGTCTTCGAGTTCGCGAAAAAGGATGGCACCGTGACCGGGTACGAGGTGTGGGGTGACAAGGACGAGCCGGACGCGATCGCGACCCGCGAGTGA
- a CDS encoding chloride channel protein, whose protein sequence is MAPQPLRQRRLILDLVVIGVAGALAAQLFAFLLRGANWLFLTTLAQYVPLGLPNEGGSPQEIIGRWGLWMIPVATTLGGLIVGIIVTRLAPEAEGHGTDTAVRAFHRSDGVIRPQVPPVKLLASAITIGSGGSAGREGPIALVTAGLGSWYASITNRSGEDRRMLMLAGMAAGLAAVFRSPIGTALFAIEVLYAGMAFESGALFATMMTSIVAYAVNGLFSGYEPLFRVPEHIELVNPLENAWFVVLGIAAGVLGAVLPVLFYRVRDAFRSLKIRPEFKPALGGLLTGLIAVAAPQIIGGGYGWVQAAIDGQLTGWILLGLIAAKMLSLSFTVASGGSGGVFAPSLYIGAMLGGGLASVAHLPVAPFVIVGMAAVFAGSARVPIATLIMVTEMTGGYTLLVPAALAVMMAFVVQRRLVAGWRYGRLYEAQVVGPADSPAHHSAHLKIALDLLQQRKVIDPGRVGGLDLLGLLRSGIPVELPGEQRLMIKVLKPTSPWVGQPAQANDLTAGGEVTLFAIIRGEHMLGPRDDVRLEAGDRLLLLTSTSALERIAPHLDTW, encoded by the coding sequence TTGGCGCCTCAGCCCCTCAGGCAGCGCCGCCTGATTCTGGACCTCGTTGTCATCGGAGTTGCAGGAGCCCTGGCGGCTCAGCTTTTTGCCTTCCTGTTACGCGGCGCCAACTGGCTCTTCCTGACCACGCTGGCCCAATACGTACCACTCGGCCTGCCCAACGAGGGGGGGTCACCGCAGGAGATCATCGGGCGGTGGGGACTGTGGATGATCCCCGTAGCCACGACGCTGGGTGGCCTGATCGTGGGTATCATCGTCACGCGGCTGGCCCCCGAGGCCGAGGGCCACGGTACCGACACCGCCGTGCGGGCGTTTCACCGATCCGATGGTGTGATCCGGCCCCAGGTCCCTCCAGTCAAGCTCCTCGCCTCCGCCATCACGATCGGATCGGGCGGCTCCGCCGGCCGTGAGGGACCCATTGCCCTGGTGACCGCCGGACTGGGTTCGTGGTACGCCTCCATCACAAATCGCAGCGGCGAAGATCGGCGCATGCTGATGCTGGCCGGCATGGCCGCCGGACTCGCCGCCGTGTTTCGCTCGCCGATCGGCACGGCCCTCTTCGCCATCGAAGTGCTCTACGCGGGCATGGCGTTCGAGTCCGGTGCGCTCTTCGCCACCATGATGACCTCCATCGTGGCCTACGCCGTCAACGGCCTGTTCTCCGGCTACGAGCCGCTGTTCCGGGTGCCGGAGCACATCGAACTCGTCAATCCGCTCGAGAATGCCTGGTTTGTGGTACTGGGGATTGCGGCGGGGGTGCTGGGTGCGGTGCTTCCGGTCTTGTTTTACCGGGTGCGCGACGCCTTCCGCTCCTTGAAGATCCGGCCCGAATTCAAGCCGGCGCTGGGCGGGCTGCTGACGGGCCTGATCGCGGTTGCGGCACCCCAGATTATCGGTGGCGGCTATGGCTGGGTGCAGGCCGCCATCGACGGGCAGTTGACCGGCTGGATTCTCCTGGGCCTGATCGCGGCCAAGATGCTGTCGCTCAGCTTCACGGTGGCCTCCGGTGGCTCGGGCGGCGTGTTCGCCCCGTCGCTGTACATCGGCGCCATGCTCGGGGGAGGGCTGGCGAGCGTCGCACACCTGCCGGTGGCGCCGTTTGTGATCGTCGGCATGGCCGCGGTCTTCGCGGGTTCCGCCCGGGTGCCGATTGCCACCCTGATCATGGTCACGGAAATGACCGGCGGTTACACCCTCCTGGTCCCCGCCGCGCTGGCCGTCATGATGGCATTCGTCGTTCAACGCCGGCTGGTGGCCGGGTGGCGCTACGGCCGGCTGTACGAGGCGCAGGTGGTGGGGCCTGCCGACTCGCCGGCCCATCACTCGGCGCACCTCAAGATTGCGCTGGACCTGCTCCAACAGCGCAAGGTGATCGACCCAGGTCGGGTGGGCGGACTCGATCTCCTCGGGCTGCTTCGGTCGGGGATCCCCGTGGAATTGCCGGGAGAGCAGCGGCTGATGATCAAGGTACTGAAGCCCACCAGCCCCTGGGTTGGCCAGCCCGCCCAGGCCAACGATCTCACCGCAGGCGGCGAAGTCACGCTGTTCGCCATCATTCGGGGCGAACATATGCTCGGGCCGCGGGATGACGTCCGGCTCGAGGCCGGCGACCGCCTCCTGTTGCTCACCTCCACTTCTGCACTGGAACGGATCGCGCCTCACCTCGACACCTGGTAG